From a region of the Rhodococcus sp. 4CII genome:
- a CDS encoding YcnI family protein, which produces MNSLVSRALFTAGGAGGAMLLAAGWAAAHVTVVAPGAEQGGYSVLTFRVPTESETASTTKLTVTLPDLKSARTTPLPGWTSVVEKDLTSQVAKSVTWTADPGVGVAPGQFQQFELSAGPLPDSDEVSFPAVQTYSDGEVVNWDQAAGPDGAEPDKPAPSLTLAASSGEDHSHDAGGSTTSEETEPTGSGTDDTARWLGGIGLILGALGAALGLGAMVRSRR; this is translated from the coding sequence ATGAATTCCCTCGTTTCCCGTGCCCTTTTCACGGCCGGTGGTGCCGGTGGCGCCATGTTGCTCGCGGCCGGTTGGGCCGCTGCCCACGTGACGGTCGTCGCCCCCGGCGCCGAGCAGGGCGGCTACTCCGTCCTGACGTTCCGCGTTCCCACCGAGTCCGAGACGGCGTCCACCACCAAGCTGACGGTCACGCTCCCCGACCTGAAGTCGGCCCGCACCACACCGCTGCCGGGGTGGACGTCCGTCGTCGAGAAGGACTTGACGTCGCAGGTCGCGAAATCGGTGACGTGGACCGCCGACCCCGGCGTGGGGGTCGCGCCCGGTCAGTTCCAGCAGTTCGAACTGTCCGCGGGACCGCTGCCGGACAGCGACGAGGTGTCGTTCCCGGCCGTGCAGACGTACAGCGACGGCGAGGTCGTGAACTGGGATCAGGCCGCAGGGCCCGACGGCGCGGAACCCGACAAGCCGGCCCCCTCCCTCACCCTGGCCGCGTCGAGCGGTGAAGATCACAGCCACGACGCCGGTGGCTCCACCACGTCCGAGGAGACCGAGCCGACGGGGTCCGGCACCGACGACACCGCCCGTTGGCTCGGCGGTATCGGGCTTATTCTGGGCGCGCTCGGTGCGGCCCTCGGTCTCGGCGCGATGGTCCGGAGCCGGCGATGA
- a CDS encoding copper resistance CopC family protein: protein MRRRATLTSVKVIAVGLLTMLGSMLGVGTAFAHSVVISSTPENGAEIASGPERVSVMFNEALQESFASLTVVGPDGNLWSKGDPVVEGPTVSAELGDLGPTGVYTIAFRVTSADGHPVSGTRTFTLTQEGSGTPGAAADSSGESGGGGVPLWPFIVAGVVVFGGGLWFALRKPRGEN, encoded by the coding sequence ATGAGAAGACGCGCCACCCTCACCTCGGTGAAGGTGATCGCGGTCGGGCTGCTGACCATGCTGGGGAGCATGCTCGGCGTCGGCACCGCGTTCGCCCACTCCGTCGTGATCAGCTCGACCCCGGAGAACGGGGCCGAGATCGCGTCCGGGCCGGAACGGGTGAGCGTCATGTTCAACGAGGCGCTGCAGGAATCGTTCGCGTCCCTCACCGTCGTCGGACCCGACGGCAACCTGTGGAGCAAGGGCGACCCGGTCGTCGAGGGGCCCACCGTCAGTGCCGAACTCGGCGACCTCGGACCGACCGGGGTGTACACCATCGCGTTTCGCGTCACCTCCGCCGACGGGCACCCGGTGAGCGGAACCCGCACGTTCACCCTCACCCAGGAAGGGTCGGGCACGCCCGGTGCCGCAGCCGACAGCTCCGGTGAATCCGGCGGTGGCGGAGTTCCGCTGTGGCCGTTCATCGTTGCCGGCGTGGTCGTGTTCGGCGGCGGCTTGTGGTTCGCACTTCGCAAGCCTCGCGGCGAGAACTGA
- a CDS encoding CopD family protein, translating to MGTARQSWLLFAVPTALVGVACGWALAQPESPTPSSAVRALCLVLGSAVLGLAALCWWSRGDSRPLGRDDRLWRLSTAIAGAWMLAEAVLLAMTASEADALALSELSVGRFGAYVTEISAGRVDVAVLACTVAAIGWSAVAFRRSEARIPVPVLVLAALALVARPITGHMSQQVLGSVLDVVHALAAAVWFGLLAALGLMLRSRGDWSSWLPRYSSVAWRCVWLLTATGVIDAAVRLGGVTPLFDTGYGRIVLAKAVALAALLGLGWWWRRTWVGQASAHRISAEASLRRAIFEVVVMAVPFGLAAALATTA from the coding sequence GTGGGTACGGCGCGGCAATCGTGGCTGCTGTTCGCCGTACCCACGGCGCTCGTCGGCGTCGCGTGCGGTTGGGCGTTGGCGCAACCGGAAAGTCCCACGCCGTCGAGCGCCGTCCGCGCGCTGTGCCTGGTACTCGGTTCGGCGGTCCTCGGGCTCGCCGCACTGTGCTGGTGGAGTCGCGGTGACAGCCGGCCCCTCGGACGGGACGACCGACTGTGGCGGTTGTCGACCGCGATCGCCGGTGCGTGGATGCTCGCCGAGGCGGTACTGCTCGCGATGACGGCGTCCGAGGCCGACGCCCTGGCACTGTCGGAACTGTCGGTCGGGCGGTTCGGCGCCTACGTCACCGAGATCAGTGCGGGCCGCGTCGACGTCGCCGTTCTCGCGTGCACGGTCGCGGCCATCGGTTGGTCGGCGGTCGCGTTCCGTCGCAGTGAGGCCCGCATCCCGGTCCCGGTGCTGGTTCTCGCGGCGCTCGCCCTGGTGGCGCGGCCGATCACCGGACACATGTCGCAGCAGGTTCTCGGCTCGGTCCTCGACGTCGTCCATGCACTGGCCGCCGCCGTCTGGTTCGGGCTCCTCGCGGCCCTCGGCCTGATGCTCCGCTCGCGCGGCGACTGGTCGTCCTGGCTACCGCGGTATTCGAGTGTCGCGTGGCGGTGCGTGTGGCTGCTGACCGCGACCGGGGTCATCGATGCCGCGGTCCGGCTGGGCGGGGTGACGCCGCTGTTCGACACCGGCTACGGCCGCATCGTGCTCGCCAAGGCGGTCGCGCTGGCGGCACTCCTCGGGCTGGGCTGGTGGTGGCGTCGAACGTGGGTCGGGCAGGCGTCCGCGCACCGCATCAGCGCCGAGGCGTCACTGCGCCGCGCGATCTTCGAGGTGGTGGTGATGGCGGTCCCGTTCGGTCTCGCCGCCGCGCTGGCCACCACCGCCTGA
- a CDS encoding NADP-dependent oxidoreductase — protein MTNSNANQTMKAVSYSSYGGPEVLETLDVPVPEPTGNQVRLVIRAAGVNPIDWKLRSGSMAEVMSVQFPKIPGSEVAGVVDAVGPDATGVLVGDEVFGWSDTGGYAEYALASIVVPKPKGLSWTDAATIPVAGEAATRGLRLLKLKTGETLLVNGASGAVGTLAVQLARDAGVTVIGTASEKHHDALRELGVTPTTYGDGLAARVRELAPNGVDAVLDAGFGGLEAAMDLRGGTDRIVTLSDGAAFGLGITFSSGNADDRSAETLRRLGDLAAAGTLALPPARTFPLTDAADAQRAGEKGGSRGKILLMR, from the coding sequence ATGACGAATTCGAACGCGAACCAAACCATGAAGGCAGTGTCCTACTCGTCCTACGGCGGTCCGGAGGTCCTCGAGACCCTCGACGTGCCGGTGCCCGAGCCCACCGGAAACCAGGTGCGCCTCGTCATCCGGGCGGCCGGCGTCAACCCGATCGACTGGAAGCTGCGGTCGGGGTCGATGGCCGAGGTGATGTCGGTGCAGTTCCCGAAGATCCCCGGCAGCGAAGTGGCCGGCGTCGTCGACGCGGTCGGGCCGGACGCGACCGGTGTGCTGGTGGGCGACGAGGTGTTCGGCTGGTCCGACACCGGTGGCTACGCCGAATACGCGCTCGCCTCGATCGTCGTGCCGAAGCCGAAAGGGTTGAGCTGGACGGACGCGGCCACCATTCCCGTCGCCGGCGAGGCCGCCACGCGCGGACTCCGGCTCCTGAAGCTGAAGACCGGTGAGACGCTGCTGGTGAACGGCGCGTCGGGAGCGGTGGGAACCCTTGCGGTGCAGCTGGCGCGGGACGCGGGGGTCACCGTGATCGGCACGGCGAGCGAAAAACACCACGATGCGTTGCGCGAACTGGGCGTGACCCCCACGACCTACGGCGACGGCCTCGCGGCCCGGGTGCGCGAACTCGCCCCGAACGGTGTCGACGCCGTCCTCGACGCAGGCTTCGGCGGGCTGGAGGCGGCAATGGACCTGCGCGGGGGCACCGACCGAATCGTGACGCTGTCGGACGGTGCCGCGTTCGGGCTGGGCATCACATTCTCGTCGGGCAATGCCGACGACCGGAGCGCCGAGACACTGCGTCGCCTGGGCGATCTCGCCGCAGCCGGCACGCTGGCCCTCCCACCGGCCCGCACGTTCCCGCTGACCGACGCCGCCGACGCTCAGCGCGCCGGCGAGAAGGGCGGCAGCCGCGGGAAGATCCTCCTCATGCGCTGA
- a CDS encoding UdgX family uracil-DNA binding protein (This protein belongs to the uracil DNA glycosylase superfamily, members of which act in excision repair of DNA. However, it belongs more specifically to UdgX branch, whose founding member was found to bind uracil in DNA (where it does not belong), without cleaving it, appears to promote DNA repair by a pathway involving RecA, rather than base excision.) codes for MPKADKPSAAPFVPDTVDLDALSHAADGCHGCDLYRDAEQTVFGAGKRTARMMLVGEQPGDQEDRAGEPFVGPAGKLLNKALDAAGIDRNLIYVTNAVKHFKFVPAERGKRRIHKKPNRTEIVACRPWLIAELAAVQPDVLVCLGATAAQAMLGPSFRLTEHRGELLHLDGEVDAGADPDVFVTIHPSAVLRGPSDEREHAFDGLVADLKTAAAAL; via the coding sequence ATGCCGAAAGCGGACAAGCCCTCGGCGGCGCCCTTCGTGCCCGACACCGTCGACCTCGACGCGTTGTCTCACGCCGCGGACGGGTGCCATGGCTGCGATCTCTACCGCGACGCCGAGCAAACCGTCTTCGGTGCAGGCAAGCGGACCGCGCGGATGATGCTCGTCGGCGAACAACCCGGCGACCAGGAGGACCGCGCCGGCGAACCATTCGTCGGTCCCGCGGGGAAACTCCTGAACAAGGCGCTCGACGCGGCGGGCATCGACCGGAATCTCATCTACGTCACCAACGCGGTCAAACACTTCAAGTTCGTCCCCGCCGAACGCGGCAAGCGTCGAATCCACAAGAAGCCGAACCGCACCGAGATCGTCGCGTGCCGACCGTGGCTGATCGCCGAACTGGCGGCGGTGCAACCCGACGTCCTGGTGTGCCTCGGAGCCACCGCCGCACAGGCGATGCTCGGCCCGTCGTTCCGCCTCACCGAGCATCGCGGCGAACTGCTGCACCTCGACGGAGAGGTGGACGCCGGTGCGGATCCGGACGTCTTCGTAACGATCCACCCGTCCGCGGTGCTTCGTGGACCCTCGGACGAACGGGAACACGCGTTCGACGGCCTCGTCGCCGACCTGAAAACGGCCGCTGCCGCACTCTGA
- a CDS encoding RidA family protein, whose product MSLTDVTAHHPYSPAVVAGGLAFVSGALSVDADGTAVPGRTEALDAAVDRMVDRLATVGGKLQDVVKLTYYVTDLSLREEANRQFERIFDEPRPARTFLEVSSLPYGAIAEIDAVAAVEGR is encoded by the coding sequence ATGTCCCTCACCGACGTCACCGCCCACCACCCCTACAGCCCGGCCGTGGTCGCGGGCGGCCTCGCGTTCGTCTCCGGTGCCCTCTCCGTCGATGCCGACGGCACTGCCGTCCCGGGCCGCACGGAGGCGCTCGACGCCGCCGTCGACCGCATGGTCGATCGTCTCGCCACCGTCGGCGGGAAGCTGCAGGACGTCGTCAAGCTCACCTACTACGTCACCGACCTGTCGTTGCGCGAGGAGGCGAACCGCCAGTTCGAGCGCATCTTCGACGAGCCGCGTCCCGCGCGCACGTTCCTCGAGGTGAGCAGCCTCCCCTACGGCGCGATCGCCGAGATCGACGCCGTCGCGGCGGTCGAGGGTCGCTGA
- a CDS encoding MarR family transcriptional regulator, with protein MTQRPVPARDAVDDIVDQWAHQWPTLDVSPLKVLGRLHRSYLRYQTSLAAVFEEHGINMASFDVLAALRRSGPPYRMTSGQLAESALVTTGGVTLRVDRLEKAGLVQRERDAEDRRIVHAQLTDEGLRVIEKVAEAHFANESQILSGMSKDDQAALAELLRKLEHSIVENQAPHT; from the coding sequence GTGACGCAACGCCCCGTTCCAGCTCGCGATGCCGTCGACGACATCGTCGACCAGTGGGCCCACCAATGGCCCACCCTGGACGTGAGTCCGTTGAAAGTGCTGGGTCGCCTGCATCGTTCGTACCTGCGCTACCAGACTTCATTGGCCGCCGTCTTCGAGGAGCACGGCATCAACATGGCGTCGTTCGACGTTCTGGCCGCCCTCCGGCGTTCGGGTCCGCCGTACCGGATGACATCCGGACAGCTGGCGGAGTCGGCCCTCGTCACCACCGGCGGAGTGACGCTGCGCGTCGACCGCCTGGAGAAGGCGGGACTCGTGCAGCGCGAGCGCGACGCCGAGGACCGGCGCATCGTGCACGCGCAACTCACCGACGAGGGCCTGCGGGTGATCGAGAAGGTCGCGGAGGCACACTTCGCCAACGAGTCACAGATCCTCAGCGGGATGTCGAAGGACGATCAAGCTGCCTTGGCGGAACTGCTCCGCAAACTCGAGCACTCGATCGTCGAGAACCAGGCCCCCCACACCTGA
- a CDS encoding TetR/AcrR family transcriptional regulator yields the protein MKCQLRMCDGRHVGRRPGYEEARAVLTNGDDRGRLALVEAAGRCFAELGYERTTEAVIAAAAGVSQDEFTARFASRDDAFRAVAADVFDTFVEAQRIPVPPDADPRSILRAATAAFIETVYSSGRLFTMIEDRAAVDPVIGEQLEAAHNRILGRYIRFIERLNQAGIATPCAEPAQLARKLAEAQWTGAARLIGASPDEQRRFIVEMTAASERFIGLGEVADLTTRAAS from the coding sequence ATGAAATGTCAACTAAGAATGTGTGACGGCCGACACGTCGGGCGCCGGCCGGGGTACGAGGAGGCGCGTGCGGTGCTTACGAACGGTGACGATCGAGGTCGGCTCGCGCTGGTGGAGGCGGCGGGGCGGTGCTTCGCAGAGCTGGGATACGAGCGCACCACCGAGGCGGTCATCGCCGCCGCCGCCGGAGTGTCGCAGGACGAATTCACCGCCCGGTTCGCCTCCCGGGACGACGCCTTCCGGGCCGTCGCCGCCGACGTGTTCGACACGTTCGTCGAGGCGCAACGCATCCCCGTCCCGCCGGACGCCGACCCGCGCAGCATCCTGCGCGCGGCCACGGCGGCGTTCATCGAGACCGTCTACAGCAGTGGTCGCCTGTTCACGATGATCGAGGACCGCGCCGCCGTGGACCCGGTCATCGGGGAGCAACTCGAGGCGGCACACAACCGGATCCTCGGCCGGTACATCCGGTTCATCGAACGGCTCAACCAGGCCGGAATCGCGACACCGTGCGCCGAACCCGCCCAGCTCGCCCGCAAACTGGCCGAGGCGCAGTGGACGGGCGCGGCGCGCCTCATCGGTGCGTCGCCCGACGAGCAGAGGCGTTTCATCGTGGAGATGACGGCGGCGTCCGAACGGTTCATCGGTCTCGGCGAGGTCGCCGATCTGACCACCCGCGCCGCCAGCTGA
- a CDS encoding aromatic ring-hydroxylating dioxygenase subunit alpha, which produces MVNRLHKAALTGEEIFATGMRDQWHAVCPSDFVARGDMKKVRRLGEDWLLFRQSDGTLRMLADRCPHRGAPLSQGQHLGDRVACQYHGVQVDGGGTVVSVPGMPGCTLEGKRLVTSLPVQEVAGAVLAWFGTDPDAEPAPLELPERLTDDGISHFLCYAEWKAPWRFTLENLLDPMHGAFLHRESHSMFGGETSAKFRIRETDRGFFFEKTDQRGVNFDWVEFCRTGIDWVDLEIPYPPTAGPGGSFGIVGMGTPIDAETTAVFFWRYRRVEGWERDVWRFLYRTKLEERHWVVLEQDRTMLEAMAFDADQAENLYQHDLGVIRLRRLYRAQAEAQAKALQGA; this is translated from the coding sequence ATGGTGAACCGACTGCACAAGGCGGCACTGACCGGCGAAGAGATCTTCGCGACCGGGATGCGCGACCAGTGGCACGCGGTGTGCCCGTCCGACTTCGTGGCGCGCGGCGACATGAAGAAGGTGCGCCGCCTCGGCGAGGACTGGCTGCTGTTCCGTCAGTCCGACGGCACCCTCCGCATGCTCGCCGACCGGTGCCCGCACCGCGGCGCCCCGCTGTCACAGGGGCAGCACCTCGGCGATCGCGTCGCCTGCCAGTACCACGGCGTGCAGGTGGACGGCGGCGGCACCGTCGTGTCCGTCCCGGGCATGCCCGGCTGCACCCTCGAGGGCAAGCGGCTCGTCACCAGCCTCCCCGTGCAGGAGGTCGCCGGTGCCGTCCTCGCCTGGTTCGGCACCGACCCGGACGCCGAACCCGCGCCGCTCGAACTGCCCGAGCGCCTCACCGACGACGGCATCTCGCACTTCCTCTGCTACGCGGAGTGGAAGGCGCCCTGGCGGTTCACGCTGGAGAACCTGCTCGACCCGATGCACGGGGCGTTCCTGCACCGCGAATCGCACTCGATGTTCGGCGGCGAGACGTCCGCGAAGTTCCGGATCCGGGAAACCGATCGCGGGTTCTTCTTCGAGAAGACCGACCAGCGCGGTGTGAACTTCGACTGGGTCGAATTCTGCCGGACCGGCATCGACTGGGTGGACCTCGAGATCCCGTACCCGCCGACCGCGGGTCCGGGCGGGTCGTTCGGCATCGTCGGGATGGGAACGCCGATCGACGCCGAGACCACCGCCGTGTTCTTCTGGCGCTACCGGCGCGTCGAGGGCTGGGAGCGCGACGTCTGGCGGTTCCTGTATCGGACCAAGCTCGAGGAGCGGCATTGGGTGGTGCTCGAGCAGGACCGCACCATGCTCGAGGCGATGGCATTCGACGCGGACCAGGCCGAGAACCTGTACCAGCACGACCTCGGCGTCATCCGGCTCCGCCGCCTGTACCGGGCGCAGGCCGAGGCTCAGGCGAAGGCGCTTCAGGGGGCGTAG
- a CDS encoding recombinase-like helix-turn-helix domain-containing protein — MSLYLQPRQSGTAPTPYERKLAGAIEEVFGTGVHHLEGLVKGLNALGIHSPGGDAWTTDTFTDEIRRMGA; from the coding sequence ATGAGCCTGTATCTGCAACCACGCCAGTCCGGCACGGCACCCACCCCGTACGAGCGGAAGCTGGCCGGTGCGATCGAAGAGGTCTTCGGCACCGGTGTGCATCACCTCGAGGGGTTGGTGAAGGGTCTCAACGCCCTCGGTATCCACAGTCCCGGCGGCGACGCCTGGACCACCGACACTTTCACGGACGAGATCCGACGGATGGGGGCCTGA
- a CDS encoding PDR/VanB family oxidoreductase — MTTDADTVPMMVRQMRVESSGVVSLRLERQDGGAVDRWTPGAHLDLHLNRGTIRQFSLCGDPDDKTGYRIAILHEVTGRGGSRHVHETLRPGDSLSVSAPRNNFELLPSKGYVFIAGGIGITPILAMVGEAERMGADWELHYGGRARASMAFLDELSAYGDRVHVVTEEADGILDLPAVLGTAREETLVYACGPEGLLGAVEGFAGSWPDGAIRLERFKAREIPADTLAGDRPVRVVCERSGISATVAPDRTILDTLEDAGVDVPNSCREGICGTCETRVLAGTPDHRDSLLSSSEQESGTTIMICVSRARSDELVLDL; from the coding sequence ATGACAACAGACGCAGACACCGTCCCCATGATGGTGCGTCAGATGCGGGTCGAGTCCTCGGGCGTCGTCTCGCTCCGCCTCGAACGGCAGGACGGCGGCGCCGTCGACCGGTGGACGCCCGGCGCCCACCTGGACCTGCATCTGAACCGCGGGACAATCCGGCAGTTCTCGCTCTGCGGAGACCCCGACGACAAGACGGGGTATCGCATCGCGATCCTCCACGAGGTGACCGGGCGCGGTGGCTCCCGCCACGTCCACGAGACGTTACGTCCCGGCGACAGCCTGTCGGTGAGCGCGCCCCGCAACAACTTCGAACTGCTGCCGTCGAAGGGCTACGTCTTCATCGCCGGCGGCATCGGCATCACGCCGATCCTCGCGATGGTCGGTGAAGCCGAGCGCATGGGCGCCGACTGGGAACTGCACTACGGCGGACGAGCCCGCGCGTCGATGGCGTTCCTCGACGAACTGTCCGCATACGGCGACCGCGTGCACGTCGTCACCGAGGAGGCCGACGGCATCCTCGACCTCCCCGCCGTCCTCGGCACCGCCCGCGAGGAGACCCTGGTCTACGCGTGCGGTCCCGAGGGGCTGCTCGGCGCGGTCGAGGGGTTCGCCGGTTCCTGGCCGGACGGCGCCATCCGGCTCGAGCGGTTCAAGGCGAGGGAGATTCCCGCCGACACGCTCGCCGGTGACCGTCCCGTCCGCGTCGTCTGCGAACGGTCCGGCATCTCCGCCACCGTCGCCCCCGACCGGACCATCCTCGACACCCTCGAGGATGCCGGAGTGGACGTCCCCAACTCGTGCCGCGAAGGCATCTGCGGAACCTGCGAGACCCGCGTCCTCGCCGGCACCCCCGACCACCGCGACTCCCTGCTCTCCAGCTCCGAGCAGGAGTCCGGCACCACCATCATGATCTGCGTTTCCCGCGCCCGCTCCGACGAGCTCGTGCTGGACCTCTAG
- a CDS encoding MBL fold metallo-hydrolase, with translation MDTTITEIAPDIYRLSTYLDEPNLIMNQFLVDGEDALLFHTGQRALFPDVSAAVGRLIPLDRLRWITFGHVEADECGAMNSWLAAAPNAEVAHGAMGCFVQVNDLADRTPRPLQYGDVLETGTRRVRHLDTPHVPHGWDAGLMFEETTQTLFSGDLFTAFGRHPATTEEEIVGPAIAAEDMGSATCLTPALGPTIRDLAALEPLVLAPMHAPVFAGDCVQSLHDLATAYEDRLAAETARYREAE, from the coding sequence ATGGACACCACGATTACCGAGATCGCTCCCGACATCTACCGGCTGTCCACGTATCTGGACGAGCCCAATCTGATCATGAACCAGTTCCTCGTCGACGGGGAGGACGCGCTGCTGTTCCATACCGGTCAGCGTGCGCTGTTCCCGGATGTGTCCGCGGCGGTCGGTCGGCTGATTCCCCTCGACAGGCTGCGGTGGATCACGTTCGGGCACGTCGAGGCCGACGAGTGCGGGGCGATGAACTCGTGGCTGGCGGCGGCGCCGAATGCCGAGGTAGCACACGGGGCGATGGGGTGCTTCGTGCAGGTCAACGACCTGGCGGATCGCACGCCGCGTCCGCTGCAGTACGGCGACGTGCTGGAGACGGGCACCCGGCGGGTCCGTCACCTCGACACCCCGCACGTTCCCCACGGGTGGGACGCCGGCCTGATGTTCGAGGAGACGACGCAGACGCTGTTCAGCGGCGACCTGTTCACCGCGTTCGGCCGTCACCCCGCGACCACCGAGGAGGAGATCGTCGGCCCGGCCATCGCGGCGGAGGACATGGGCAGCGCGACGTGTCTGACACCGGCTCTCGGGCCCACGATCCGGGACCTCGCCGCCCTGGAGCCGCTGGTGCTGGCGCCGATGCACGCGCCGGTGTTCGCCGGTGACTGCGTGCAGAGTCTGCACGACCTCGCGACGGCGTACGAGGATCGGCTGGCGGCCGAGACAGCGCGGTACCGCGAAGCCGAATAG
- a CDS encoding FAD-dependent monooxygenase has protein sequence MTTIAVCGGGIGGLATALALRKFGLDVTVYEQTRQFARVGADINLTPNAVRALDGLGVGPAIRESAARPQFRISRTWDAGVETSRLPMGDTAEQQYGAPQLTMHRGDLMTALEDRLPPNLVHMGRRVSGVADGRIEFTDGSGASADVIVGADGIHSAVRTALLGREQPTFTGVVAFRAVVPTERVGDLPNLDCFTKWWGPDPSTQIVTFPLNQGKDIFIFATCAQDEWTEESWTTPGSVTELRDLYRDFHPEARTLLDACDEVLKSALYVRDPLESWTDGRSVLLGDAAHPMMPFMAQGAGMAIEDAVVLARCLSLFDDPVVALQTYQQTRLERTSRIQRGSRSNEWLKVSGNGDWVYEYDAWQVRLELASVRAGV, from the coding sequence ATGACGACGATCGCCGTGTGTGGCGGTGGAATCGGTGGCCTGGCCACAGCCCTCGCGCTGCGGAAGTTCGGCCTCGACGTCACCGTGTACGAGCAGACCCGGCAGTTCGCCCGCGTCGGCGCCGACATCAACCTGACCCCCAACGCCGTCCGGGCGCTCGACGGACTGGGTGTCGGACCGGCGATCCGCGAATCGGCCGCCCGGCCGCAGTTCCGGATCAGCCGCACGTGGGACGCCGGTGTCGAGACGTCGCGACTGCCGATGGGTGACACCGCGGAACAGCAGTACGGCGCACCGCAGTTGACGATGCACCGGGGCGACCTCATGACCGCCCTCGAGGACCGGCTGCCGCCGAATCTCGTCCACATGGGCCGCCGCGTCAGTGGCGTCGCGGACGGACGCATCGAATTCACCGACGGCAGTGGGGCTTCCGCGGACGTGATCGTCGGTGCCGACGGCATCCACTCGGCGGTCCGGACCGCGCTCCTCGGCCGGGAACAGCCGACGTTCACCGGGGTCGTCGCGTTCCGCGCGGTGGTCCCCACCGAACGCGTCGGCGACCTGCCGAACCTCGACTGCTTCACCAAGTGGTGGGGACCGGACCCGTCGACCCAGATCGTGACGTTCCCCCTCAACCAGGGCAAGGACATCTTCATCTTCGCGACCTGCGCGCAGGACGAGTGGACCGAGGAGTCGTGGACGACACCGGGGTCGGTCACCGAACTGCGCGACCTCTACCGCGACTTCCACCCCGAGGCCCGCACCCTCCTCGACGCGTGCGACGAGGTCCTGAAATCGGCTCTTTACGTGCGTGACCCGCTGGAGTCGTGGACCGACGGACGGTCGGTGCTCCTCGGCGACGCCGCGCACCCGATGATGCCGTTCATGGCGCAGGGAGCCGGCATGGCCATCGAAGACGCCGTCGTCCTCGCCCGCTGTCTGAGCCTGTTCGACGACCCCGTAGTCGCGCTGCAGACCTACCAGCAGACGCGTCTGGAGCGTACCTCGCGGATTCAGCGCGGCTCACGATCCAACGAATGGCTCAAAGTGTCCGGCAACGGCGACTGGGTCTATGAATACGACGCCTGGCAGGTGCGGTTGGAATTGGCTTCGGTCCGAGCAGGCGTGTAG